A single Natronorubrum sediminis DNA region contains:
- a CDS encoding tripartite tricarboxylate transporter substrate-binding protein, which translates to MDVVYWHTMAGNNRRSRRTVLKYGGAAGMVGLAGCADVLGGGGSDDVRVIVPYSEGGGTDIYARQLAPVMAEELDVSVEIDNVVGSGTIQGMNELYQADTDGSTVGVINGPSILYIMRPDLLEFDYLDFESAGAFARTVFVISAHPDDDIDDYQDLVDRYQDGEFTEFGGLTIGEGQWLVANLMRDIHGLEFESYVAYSSSGELAQANASEEIPSGNPTETTLEEFIGDELLEPVVATASDGSPTLPDVPTFEDEGFDPLPYGDFSRGLLFPPDTDEDILEEWEAALETAVESEEIQDWSDDSGNMVEFNDREWWQEEWTEGPERIEAAIEEEASVEDYRDEVEEDED; encoded by the coding sequence ATGGATGTTGTGTATTGGCATACCATGGCAGGCAACAATAGGCGAAGCCGCCGTACTGTATTGAAATATGGTGGTGCAGCGGGCATGGTCGGCCTCGCTGGGTGCGCAGACGTTTTGGGTGGCGGAGGATCAGACGACGTCCGTGTGATCGTTCCATACTCAGAAGGCGGTGGGACGGACATTTACGCGAGACAGCTCGCACCGGTCATGGCTGAGGAACTCGACGTGAGCGTCGAGATCGACAACGTAGTCGGCTCGGGTACGATACAGGGAATGAACGAACTGTACCAGGCCGACACGGACGGTAGCACCGTCGGTGTGATCAACGGTCCGTCGATCCTGTACATCATGCGACCGGACCTCCTCGAGTTCGATTACCTGGACTTCGAATCGGCTGGTGCGTTCGCCAGGACGGTGTTCGTGATCTCCGCCCATCCCGACGACGACATCGACGATTACCAAGATCTGGTCGATCGCTATCAGGACGGGGAATTCACCGAGTTCGGCGGACTAACCATCGGCGAAGGACAGTGGTTGGTCGCGAACCTCATGCGGGACATACACGGACTCGAGTTCGAGTCCTACGTCGCGTATTCGAGTTCCGGTGAATTGGCTCAGGCGAACGCTTCAGAAGAAATTCCGTCCGGAAACCCGACGGAGACGACCCTGGAGGAGTTCATAGGCGACGAGCTTCTCGAGCCGGTCGTCGCGACCGCTTCCGACGGAAGCCCAACTTTGCCGGATGTCCCGACGTTCGAGGACGAAGGCTTCGATCCACTACCGTACGGTGACTTCAGCCGTGGGCTGTTGTTCCCACCCGACACGGACGAGGATATCCTCGAGGAGTGGGAGGCAGCCCTCGAGACGGCCGTCGAGTCTGAAGAGATACAGGATTGGTCCGACGATTCCGGTAACATGGTCGAATTCAACGACCGCGAGTGGTGGCAAGAAGAGTGGACCGAAGGACCGGAACGGATCGAGGCGGCGATCGAAGAAGAGGCTTCGGTGGAGGACTACAGAGACGAGGTCGAGGAAGACGAAGATTGA
- a CDS encoding LLM class flavin-dependent oxidoreductase, translated as MRLGYSINSAVPATRSVDSHTNCLLERVRTATDAGFEYVQAGDHHAVSDHAYLQNVPTLARLTAVTDHVAPLFLLPLHHPLHLAERCGTLATFADRFELWCALGYNSEAFRALDVPLEERVPRFVETLGIVQSLLTEGFVSVDGEYYSLDDVSISPHAAPERVCIGASAEPAVRRAGRLGDAWVALPTETTDEIDSKREWFESEGGTEVIARRDALVLEDGERARNVAADLLQSGYRGWDVEAEYPLVGDAETVAADLEALTEAGVSEVVVRPMSTDHAVETLRQCGVARDLL; from the coding sequence ATGCGTCTCGGATACTCCATCAACTCGGCTGTGCCCGCCACCCGATCTGTCGATTCACACACGAACTGCCTCCTCGAGCGCGTCCGAACCGCCACCGACGCCGGATTCGAGTACGTTCAGGCCGGCGATCACCACGCCGTATCGGATCACGCGTACCTCCAGAACGTTCCGACGCTCGCTCGGCTCACAGCAGTCACCGATCACGTCGCGCCGCTTTTTCTGCTCCCACTCCATCACCCGCTGCATCTGGCAGAACGCTGTGGAACGCTGGCAACGTTCGCCGATCGGTTCGAACTGTGGTGTGCGCTGGGATACAATTCTGAGGCGTTCAGGGCACTCGACGTCCCGCTCGAGGAACGCGTCCCTCGGTTCGTCGAGACACTCGGCATCGTCCAGTCCCTATTGACGGAGGGTTTCGTCTCGGTCGACGGGGAGTACTATTCGTTGGACGACGTCTCGATTTCCCCTCACGCGGCTCCCGAGCGCGTTTGTATCGGCGCAAGTGCCGAGCCTGCGGTCCGCCGGGCCGGTCGACTCGGCGACGCGTGGGTAGCGCTTCCGACCGAGACGACCGACGAAATCGACTCGAAGCGCGAGTGGTTCGAGAGCGAGGGAGGGACGGAGGTCATCGCCAGACGAGATGCGTTGGTTCTCGAGGACGGCGAACGTGCGCGAAACGTTGCCGCTGATCTCTTGCAGTCTGGCTATCGCGGATGGGATGTCGAAGCGGAGTACCCGCTCGTCGGCGACGCCGAAACGGTCGCAGCCGACCTCGAGGCGCTCACTGAGGCTGGCGTTTCGGAGGTTGTCGTTCGCCCGATGAGCACCGACCACGCGGTGGAGACGCTCCGTCAGTGTGGTGTGGCACGCGATCTACTGTAG
- a CDS encoding NAD-dependent epimerase/dehydratase family protein produces the protein MRILVTGGNGFIGAHVIGQLVANGHVVSSFDVSEPSPVVESIEDEVSFVSGDVTDPVEVYDAIARFEPDRIVHLAGLLGHASQARPRAAFSVNVDGTFNVLEAADGLGVDRVIAASSAAVYGDVSSDVDRLDETVPRRPTSVYGLTKQVVEDIGSVYRDQRGLQFTAIEPVHGLGPGRRRGNLQDVSIVKAAVAGERIPVPARSNPFEIVYVEDEARAFVDAALADDLPNDRYLIGSGERTTLVDFVDAVREHVPNATFELEPVENEDRLSGLPPSNTTRIRGDFGWRPEYTISEAIGAYVSWLRDNPSSWEFDRDVVPWSTE, from the coding sequence ATGCGAATACTCGTCACCGGAGGGAACGGATTCATCGGCGCACACGTCATAGGGCAGTTGGTCGCTAACGGCCACGTAGTGAGTAGTTTCGACGTGTCAGAGCCGTCGCCGGTAGTCGAATCGATCGAGGACGAGGTGTCGTTCGTCTCGGGTGACGTCACCGATCCAGTGGAGGTCTACGACGCGATCGCACGGTTCGAACCCGACCGAATCGTTCATCTCGCGGGGTTGCTCGGTCACGCGTCGCAGGCGCGTCCGAGGGCGGCGTTCTCGGTCAACGTCGACGGGACGTTCAACGTCCTCGAGGCTGCGGACGGCCTCGGAGTCGATCGGGTGATTGCGGCCTCGAGCGCCGCGGTCTACGGGGACGTCTCGAGCGACGTGGATCGACTCGACGAAACTGTCCCGCGACGGCCGACTTCCGTTTACGGACTGACGAAGCAGGTCGTCGAAGATATCGGGTCGGTGTATCGGGACCAGCGCGGTCTACAGTTCACGGCGATCGAACCGGTCCACGGCCTCGGACCTGGCAGACGACGCGGAAATCTTCAGGACGTCAGTATCGTCAAGGCGGCCGTCGCTGGCGAACGCATACCGGTCCCCGCCCGGTCGAATCCGTTCGAAATCGTCTACGTCGAGGACGAAGCCCGGGCGTTCGTCGACGCGGCCCTCGCAGACGACCTCCCAAACGACCGGTATCTCATCGGTAGCGGTGAACGAACAACCCTCGTGGACTTCGTCGACGCCGTTCGAGAGCACGTTCCCAATGCGACCTTCGAACTCGAACCCGTCGAAAACGAAGACCGATTATCCGGATTGCCGCCGAGCAATACGACGCGGATTCGCGGCGATTTCGGCTGGCGACCCGAGTACACTATCTCGGAAGCTATTGGCGCGTACGTCTCGTGGTTACGCGACAATCCCTCTTCTTGGGAGTTCGACCGTGA